Proteins from a single region of Bradyrhizobium diazoefficiens:
- a CDS encoding YMGG-like glycine zipper-containing protein — MLRRFGIVACFSVAMAVPVHDAMAQDAVGGAIIGGVGGAILGGALGGGRGAAIGAVVGAGTGAAIASEGERRRSGYYAYQRGCYMQRPDGRYVPVDPRYCY, encoded by the coding sequence ATGCTTCGGCGCTTTGGAATTGTAGCGTGCTTCTCGGTCGCGATGGCCGTCCCGGTCCATGACGCAATGGCGCAGGACGCTGTCGGCGGCGCCATCATCGGCGGCGTGGGCGGAGCGATCCTGGGCGGCGCGCTCGGTGGTGGCCGCGGCGCGGCCATCGGCGCGGTCGTTGGCGCCGGCACGGGGGCTGCGATCGCTTCCGAAGGCGAGCGCCGCCGGTCCGGCTATTACGCCTATCAGCGCGGCTGCTACATGCAGCGCCCGGACGGCCGCTACGTCCCGGTCGATCCGAGATATTGCTATTGA
- a CDS encoding mechanosensitive ion channel domain-containing protein, which produces MDMDLKDIMEFVQTTARSVGAEISSPWFYLQFGLILAAAGIAYAAEAAIRNRVDMTSLAMRWPLPLRHFARVMVSSASTAVFTLLVIISRVVMYHATWPSRSYLLMVAAKLGLAWLAIRLVTSVLRNAFFVRLVSIAAWFVAALSILGQLDATVDLLDSYAIVLGGLRLTPLLVLKAGALLIFALWLTNIASNFAESKINSTTDLTPSVQVLLIKIIRIGLLAVAIVIALGTVGIDLSALAVFSGAVGVGIGIGLQKIVANFISGIILLADKSVKPGDLVTIGDNTGRISAMKTRYISVAAGDGREFLVPNEDLVTQKVVNWTYTDKNTLVKISFGTNYDADPKLVCKLAAETASAHPRAQKGKPPNCILTEFAEAGMKFSLTFWIADPDGMDNVKSDVMLALWDAFKREGIRVPYPVREIRVRGGALPVETTVEVPT; this is translated from the coding sequence ATGGACATGGACCTCAAAGACATCATGGAGTTCGTGCAGACCACCGCGCGCAGCGTCGGGGCGGAAATCTCCTCGCCCTGGTTCTACCTGCAATTCGGGCTCATTCTGGCGGCGGCCGGGATCGCTTACGCTGCGGAAGCCGCCATTCGCAACCGGGTCGACATGACCTCGCTGGCGATGCGCTGGCCGCTGCCGCTGCGGCACTTCGCCCGCGTGATGGTCTCCAGCGCCTCGACCGCGGTGTTCACGCTGCTCGTGATCATCTCCCGTGTGGTGATGTATCACGCGACCTGGCCGAGCCGTAGCTATCTCTTGATGGTTGCCGCCAAGCTCGGGCTGGCCTGGCTCGCGATCCGGCTCGTGACCTCGGTGCTGCGCAACGCCTTCTTCGTCAGGCTTGTGTCGATCGCGGCCTGGTTCGTCGCCGCCCTGTCCATCCTCGGCCAGCTCGATGCCACCGTCGACCTGCTCGATTCCTACGCGATCGTGCTCGGTGGATTGCGGCTGACGCCGCTCCTGGTGCTCAAGGCCGGTGCGCTACTGATCTTCGCGCTCTGGCTCACCAACATCGCCAGCAATTTCGCCGAAAGCAAGATCAACTCGACGACCGATCTGACGCCGTCGGTCCAGGTGCTGCTGATCAAGATCATCCGCATCGGGCTGCTCGCGGTCGCGATCGTGATCGCGCTCGGCACGGTCGGCATCGACCTCTCCGCGCTTGCGGTGTTCTCCGGCGCGGTCGGCGTCGGTATCGGTATCGGCCTGCAGAAGATCGTCGCCAACTTCATCTCCGGCATCATCCTGCTCGCCGACAAATCGGTGAAACCGGGCGACCTCGTCACCATCGGCGACAATACCGGACGCATCAGCGCGATGAAGACGCGTTATATTTCCGTTGCCGCCGGCGACGGCCGCGAATTCCTGGTGCCGAACGAGGATCTGGTGACGCAGAAGGTCGTCAACTGGACCTACACCGACAAGAACACGCTGGTGAAGATCAGCTTCGGCACCAATTACGACGCCGATCCAAAACTCGTGTGCAAGCTCGCCGCCGAGACCGCCTCCGCCCATCCGCGGGCGCAAAAGGGCAAGCCGCCGAACTGCATCCTGACCGAGTTCGCCGAGGCCGGAATGAAGTTCTCGCTGACCTTCTGGATTGCGGACCCCGACGGCATGGACAACGTCAAGAGCGACGTGATGCTGGCGCTGTGGGACGCCTTCAAGCGCGAGGGCATCCGGGTTCCCTACCCCGTCCGCGAAATCCGCGTGCGCGGCGGCGCGCTGCCGGTGGAAACAACCGTGGAAGTCCCGACTTGA
- a CDS encoding DUF4239 domain-containing protein produces the protein MSDWLHNQPVPLMALVIFGFTYLLAAAVFAFVALVATEARAKSLKAISPGMLPVLGVIFGLFVAFTAAQVWGDSDRASAAVSREASALRSAVLLAAGLPAEQEAKLRGLVRDYVEQAVTVEWPEMAHQEASLKATPPALAEALQLVVTLAPQGRAQETMQHEIVAALQQALDARRQRIIVSLASVNSVKWWCLYLQAFCELLAIGFVHCDNRLGSAIAMGLFATGVATSALLIAAHDRPFTGQISISPEPLRQIMPAAPGKS, from the coding sequence ATGAGCGATTGGCTGCACAACCAGCCGGTGCCCTTGATGGCGCTGGTGATCTTCGGCTTCACCTATCTGCTCGCGGCAGCGGTGTTCGCCTTCGTCGCGCTGGTCGCGACCGAGGCGCGCGCGAAATCGCTGAAGGCGATCTCGCCGGGCATGCTGCCGGTGCTCGGCGTCATTTTCGGCCTGTTCGTCGCCTTCACCGCGGCGCAGGTCTGGGGCGACAGCGACCGCGCCAGCGCCGCGGTGAGCCGCGAGGCCAGCGCGCTCCGCAGCGCCGTGCTGCTCGCGGCCGGCCTGCCGGCGGAGCAGGAGGCCAAGCTGCGCGGGCTGGTGCGTGACTATGTCGAGCAGGCCGTCACGGTGGAATGGCCGGAGATGGCGCATCAGGAGGCCTCGCTGAAGGCGACGCCGCCGGCGCTCGCCGAAGCCTTGCAGCTCGTCGTCACCCTGGCGCCGCAGGGGCGGGCGCAGGAGACCATGCAGCACGAGATCGTGGCCGCGCTGCAGCAGGCGCTGGATGCGCGGCGGCAGCGGATCATCGTCAGCCTCGCCTCGGTCAACTCGGTCAAATGGTGGTGCCTGTATCTGCAGGCCTTCTGCGAGCTGCTGGCCATCGGCTTCGTCCATTGCGACAATCGCCTGGGATCGGCGATCGCAATGGGTCTGTTCGCAACCGGCGTCGCCACTTCGGCGCTTCTGATTGCGGCGCACGACCGGCCGTTCACCGGCCAGATATCGATCTCGCCGGAGCCGCTGCGCCAGATCATGCCGGCGGCACCCGGCAAGTCCTAG
- the map gene encoding type I methionyl aminopeptidase, translating into MSYVEATDTSLRKTGQIKLHGPAAFAGMRKAGVLVAKCLDELTDIVAPGVPTERIDQFVRDFAFSHNAYPATLMYRGYRYSTCTSLNHVVCHGMPGDRPLKEGDIVNIDVTFILDGWYGDSSRMYAVGPIARKAERLIEVTYEAMMRGIAAVKPGATTGDIGHAIQSFVEPQGMSVVRDFCGHGLGRMFHDEPNIIHIGRPGEGVQLKPGMFFTIEPMINLGKPHVKILSDGWTAVTRDRSLSAQFEHSVGVTATGVEIFTLSERHGEKQIG; encoded by the coding sequence ATGAGCTACGTCGAAGCCACCGATACCTCCCTGCGCAAGACCGGACAGATCAAGCTGCATGGGCCGGCCGCCTTTGCCGGCATGCGCAAGGCGGGGGTCCTGGTGGCGAAGTGCCTCGACGAACTCACCGACATCGTCGCGCCCGGCGTGCCGACCGAACGCATCGACCAGTTCGTCCGCGACTTCGCCTTCAGCCACAATGCCTATCCGGCGACGCTGATGTATCGCGGCTACCGCTACTCGACCTGCACCTCGCTCAACCACGTGGTCTGCCACGGCATGCCCGGCGACCGCCCGCTGAAGGAAGGCGACATCGTCAACATCGACGTCACCTTCATCCTCGACGGCTGGTACGGCGATTCCAGCCGGATGTATGCGGTCGGCCCGATCGCGCGCAAGGCCGAGCGGCTGATCGAGGTGACCTACGAAGCGATGATGCGCGGCATCGCCGCGGTGAAGCCCGGCGCCACCACCGGCGACATCGGCCACGCTATCCAGAGCTTTGTCGAGCCGCAGGGCATGAGCGTGGTGCGCGATTTCTGCGGCCATGGCCTCGGGCGCATGTTCCACGACGAGCCGAACATCATCCATATCGGCCGTCCCGGCGAGGGCGTGCAGCTCAAGCCCGGCATGTTCTTCACCATCGAGCCGATGATCAATCTCGGCAAGCCGCATGTGAAGATCCTGTCCGACGGCTGGACCGCGGTGACCCGCGACCGCTCGCTCTCGGCGCAGTTCGAGCACTCCGTCGGCGTCACCGCGACCGGCGTTGAGATCTTCACGCTGTCGGAGCGGCATGGCGAGAAGCAGATCGGGTGA
- the radC gene encoding DNA repair protein RadC, with product MPAKTDADKSKPEDTPHYLGHRERLRERFYNAGADALSDYELLEMALFPALPRRDTKPLAKLLLKTFGSFAEVVHAPVARLREVDGVGEAAVNQLKLIAAAAHRVAKGEVNSRNALSSWNEVIAYCRTSMAFADKEQFRLLFLDKRNQLIADEVQQTGTVDHTPVYPREVIKRALELSATALILVHNHPSGDPSPSQADIQMTKAIIEIAKPLGIAVHDHIIVGKSGHASLRGMRLI from the coding sequence ATGCCCGCCAAGACCGACGCCGACAAGAGCAAGCCTGAGGACACGCCGCATTACCTCGGCCATCGAGAGCGGCTGCGCGAGCGCTTCTACAATGCCGGCGCGGACGCGCTCAGCGATTACGAGCTGCTGGAGATGGCGCTGTTTCCCGCGCTGCCGCGGCGCGACACCAAGCCGCTGGCAAAGCTACTCCTCAAGACCTTCGGCTCGTTCGCCGAGGTCGTCCACGCGCCGGTGGCGCGGCTACGCGAGGTCGATGGCGTCGGCGAAGCCGCGGTCAACCAGCTCAAGCTGATCGCGGCGGCCGCGCACCGCGTCGCCAAGGGCGAGGTCAACAGCCGCAACGCGCTCTCGTCCTGGAACGAGGTGATTGCCTATTGCCGCACCAGCATGGCTTTCGCCGACAAGGAGCAGTTTCGCCTGCTCTTCCTCGACAAACGCAACCAGCTGATCGCCGACGAGGTGCAGCAGACCGGCACCGTCGACCACACGCCGGTCTATCCGCGCGAAGTGATCAAGCGCGCGCTGGAGCTCTCGGCAACCGCGCTGATTCTGGTCCACAACCATCCGAGCGGCGATCCCTCGCCATCGCAGGCCGACATCCAGATGACGAAAGCCATCATCGAAATCGCCAAGCCGCTCGGCATTGCCGTGCACGATCATATCATCGTCGGCAAAAGCGGGCATGCGAGCCTGCGCGGAATGCGGCTGATTTAA
- a CDS encoding potassium/proton antiporter, whose translation MASLDSFSIAILLGAVLVMAGILSSLLALRFGAPLLLVFLAIGMLAGDAGPGQLQFNDVGTTYLVGSVALALILFDGGLKTRFASIRTVLAPSVMLATVGVLLTALITAPFAKYALDLNWTESLLVGAVVASTDAAAVFLLVHTQGLRLRPRVGATLEAESGTNDPFAIFLTLMLVEYISLGSSTPAHVVMEFVQEAVLGAVVGVIGGRLVVIGLNKVALPQGLHAPFVTTAALVIFGGSQIMHASGFLAVYLAGIVIGNRPTRAHNSVVAFLDAATWLAQIVMFVLLGLLVSPSRLGSSVLPAIGVAFVLMLVARPIAVFVCLAPFRFNWREKIFIAWTGLRGAVAIFLASIPMLVGLSKAYLYFDVAFVVVIISLLLQGWTLAPAARKLHVALPRAERGPRRVELDLPGQLEQQLVGYPVRPKSLYFRRGLIPSWSKPTLVIRKESILTPVEAEPIAPGDYIYLLAPPEKAEALDRFFVDMQPSTAPDPHLLGDFMVSGEHTLAELAEIYGVKVSEDEDKLTLADYFDVHLDRAPKEGAELPLDQIVLVARSISGGRVNVVGLRLPEEDETPPPLTRSQVLRRKLAELWTSVAGM comes from the coding sequence ATGGCCTCCCTCGACTCTTTCAGCATTGCCATTCTGCTCGGCGCCGTCCTGGTGATGGCCGGGATCCTGTCGAGCCTGCTCGCGCTCCGTTTCGGTGCGCCGTTGCTGCTGGTCTTCCTTGCGATCGGCATGCTGGCGGGTGATGCAGGTCCCGGCCAGCTCCAGTTCAACGACGTCGGCACCACCTATCTGGTCGGCTCGGTGGCCTTGGCCCTGATCCTGTTCGACGGCGGGCTGAAGACGCGCTTTGCCAGCATCCGCACCGTGCTCGCGCCCTCCGTGATGCTCGCGACTGTCGGCGTGCTCCTGACTGCGCTGATCACGGCGCCGTTCGCGAAATACGCGCTCGATCTGAACTGGACGGAGTCGCTGCTGGTGGGGGCCGTGGTGGCTTCGACCGACGCGGCTGCCGTGTTCCTGCTGGTGCACACTCAGGGCCTGCGCCTGCGCCCGCGCGTCGGGGCGACGCTGGAAGCCGAATCCGGCACCAACGATCCTTTCGCGATCTTCCTGACACTGATGCTGGTCGAATACATCTCGCTGGGCTCTAGCACGCCCGCCCATGTGGTGATGGAGTTCGTCCAGGAGGCGGTGCTGGGCGCCGTCGTGGGCGTGATCGGCGGACGTCTCGTCGTCATCGGGCTCAACAAGGTGGCGCTGCCGCAGGGGCTGCACGCGCCTTTCGTCACCACGGCCGCGCTGGTGATCTTCGGCGGCTCGCAGATCATGCATGCCTCGGGCTTCCTCGCCGTCTATCTCGCCGGCATCGTCATCGGCAACCGGCCGACGCGCGCGCATAATTCGGTGGTGGCGTTTCTCGATGCCGCGACCTGGCTGGCGCAGATCGTGATGTTCGTGCTCCTTGGCCTCTTGGTCTCGCCGAGCCGGCTGGGCTCCAGCGTGCTGCCGGCGATCGGCGTCGCCTTCGTCCTGATGCTGGTGGCACGGCCGATCGCGGTGTTCGTGTGTCTGGCGCCATTCCGCTTCAACTGGCGCGAAAAGATCTTCATTGCGTGGACGGGCCTCCGCGGTGCGGTCGCGATCTTCCTGGCGTCGATCCCGATGCTGGTGGGCCTGTCGAAGGCCTATCTCTATTTCGACGTCGCCTTCGTCGTCGTGATCATTTCGCTGCTGCTGCAAGGCTGGACGCTGGCGCCCGCCGCGCGCAAGCTGCACGTGGCGCTACCGCGCGCCGAGCGCGGCCCGCGCCGTGTCGAGCTGGACTTGCCCGGCCAGCTCGAGCAACAGCTGGTCGGCTATCCGGTGCGGCCCAAGAGCCTGTATTTCCGTCGCGGGCTGATCCCGTCCTGGTCCAAGCCGACGCTAGTGATCCGCAAAGAGAGCATCCTGACGCCAGTGGAAGCCGAGCCGATCGCGCCCGGCGATTACATCTATCTACTGGCGCCGCCGGAAAAGGCCGAGGCACTCGACCGCTTCTTCGTCGACATGCAGCCGAGCACGGCGCCTGATCCGCACCTGCTCGGCGACTTCATGGTGTCGGGCGAGCACACGCTCGCCGAGCTCGCCGAGATCTACGGCGTAAAGGTCAGCGAGGACGAGGACAAGCTCACACTCGCCGACTATTTTGACGTCCATCTCGACCGCGCACCGAAAGAGGGCGCCGAGTTGCCGCTGGACCAGATCGTGCTGGTCGCGCGCAGCATCTCCGGTGGCCGTGTCAATGTCGTCGGCTTGCGCCTGCCGGAAGAAGACGAAACCCCGCCGCCGCTGACTCGCAGTCAAGTCCTGCGGCGCAAGCTGGCGGAGCTGTGGACGTCCGTGGCGGGTATGTAG
- a CDS encoding 2-hydroxyacid dehydrogenase, with product MTTGSISSDKIDLLIYGPVRPILENGFSDHFVVHKAETRGDLERLTPAIREKIRGVAVTYHTVRADKDSLSQLPKIEMVASFGVGYDHIDAKYAAEHNIIVTNTPDVLTEEVADVAMGLLLATLREFIKADRYVRSGLWQTQNYPLSVGSLRDRKVGIVGMGRIGQAIARRLDASLVPVVYHSRNPSKDVSYKHYPDLIEMAKAVDTLMVIVPGGASTNKMINAEVLKALGPRGVLVNVARGSVVDEPALVQALKSGTILAAGLDVFAAEPNVPDELKAMQNVVLLPHIGSASVVTRNAMDQLVVDNLKSWFAGKAPLTPVAETPFKGR from the coding sequence ATGACCACCGGTTCAATTTCGTCCGACAAGATCGACCTTCTGATCTATGGGCCGGTGCGGCCGATCCTCGAGAACGGGTTTTCCGATCATTTCGTCGTGCACAAGGCCGAGACGCGGGGCGATCTCGAGCGGCTGACGCCGGCAATTCGCGAAAAGATCCGTGGCGTCGCGGTGACCTATCACACGGTGCGCGCGGATAAGGATTCGCTGTCGCAATTGCCCAAAATCGAGATGGTGGCAAGCTTCGGCGTCGGCTACGACCACATCGACGCCAAATACGCCGCCGAGCACAACATCATCGTCACCAACACGCCCGATGTGCTGACCGAGGAGGTGGCCGACGTCGCGATGGGTCTTCTGCTCGCCACTTTGCGTGAATTCATCAAGGCCGACCGCTACGTCCGCTCCGGCCTGTGGCAGACGCAGAACTATCCGCTCAGCGTCGGCTCGCTGCGCGACCGCAAGGTCGGCATCGTCGGCATGGGCCGGATCGGCCAGGCGATCGCGCGCCGGCTCGACGCCTCGCTGGTACCGGTGGTCTATCACTCCCGCAATCCGTCGAAGGACGTCTCCTATAAGCACTATCCTGATCTTATCGAGATGGCCAAGGCGGTCGACACGTTGATGGTGATCGTGCCGGGCGGCGCCAGCACGAACAAAATGATCAATGCCGAGGTGCTGAAGGCCCTCGGCCCGCGCGGCGTGCTGGTCAACGTGGCGCGCGGCTCCGTCGTCGACGAGCCCGCGCTGGTTCAGGCGCTGAAATCCGGCACCATTCTTGCCGCCGGCCTCGACGTGTTCGCGGCCGAGCCGAACGTGCCGGACGAGCTCAAGGCCATGCAGAACGTCGTGCTGTTGCCGCATATCGGCTCGGCCTCGGTGGTGACGCGTAACGCGATGGACCAGCTCGTGGTCGACAACCTCAAATCCTGGTTCGCCGGCAAGGCGCCGCTGACGCCGGTTGCGGAAACGCCGTTCAAGGGGCGCTGA
- a CDS encoding YciI family protein yields MRFMYIVTSSQPMKGPTPALMEAMQKISEREIKAGRMIDNGALMPLATGARVRIVDGELSVVDGPFIEAKEVVGGYAIFELRDKAEALAMAKEFMQLHLDHMPGWDGTCELRAFATPGVDGACEVDAKAAAHA; encoded by the coding sequence ATGCGCTTCATGTACATCGTCACCTCCAGCCAGCCGATGAAAGGCCCCACCCCTGCGCTGATGGAGGCCATGCAGAAAATATCCGAGCGGGAAATCAAGGCCGGCCGGATGATCGATAATGGCGCGCTGATGCCGCTCGCGACCGGCGCGCGCGTGCGGATCGTCGACGGCGAACTCAGCGTCGTCGACGGCCCCTTCATCGAGGCCAAGGAGGTGGTTGGCGGCTATGCCATTTTCGAGCTGCGCGACAAGGCGGAAGCCCTGGCCATGGCCAAGGAGTTCATGCAGCTGCACCTCGATCACATGCCGGGCTGGGACGGCACCTGCGAGTTGCGGGCCTTCGCCACGCCGGGCGTGGACGGCGCCTGCGAGGTCGACGCGAAGGCAGCCGCTCACGCCTGA
- a CDS encoding Ada metal-binding domain-containing protein produces the protein MTTGSAHRQTLPPHLDWETCDRARLARARAFDGLFFSGVRSTRIYCRPVCPVRPARSENVTFYATAAAAERAGFRPCLRCRPEAAPGSPAWMGTATTVARGMRLINDGFLDRASVAELAEALGVGPRHLLRLFMRHAGASPSEIAATRRVQEAKRLIDQTSMTLAEIAFAAGFGSVRRFNDAFAATYKRPPSSFRHRR, from the coding sequence ATGACGACAGGCTCGGCGCATCGGCAAACGCTGCCACCGCATCTCGATTGGGAGACCTGCGATCGGGCGCGGTTGGCGCGTGCCCGCGCGTTCGATGGCCTGTTCTTTTCGGGAGTCCGCTCGACCCGCATCTACTGCCGGCCGGTCTGCCCGGTTCGCCCGGCGCGCTCCGAGAACGTCACGTTCTACGCGACCGCTGCCGCCGCTGAGCGCGCCGGCTTTCGTCCTTGCCTTCGCTGCCGGCCGGAAGCCGCGCCAGGGTCGCCGGCCTGGATGGGAACGGCCACCACCGTGGCGCGCGGGATGCGCCTGATCAATGACGGCTTTCTGGATCGTGCATCGGTGGCGGAGCTTGCAGAAGCGCTTGGCGTCGGGCCGCGCCATCTGCTGCGCCTGTTCATGCGCCATGCCGGGGCGAGTCCGAGCGAGATCGCGGCGACCCGGCGCGTGCAGGAAGCCAAGCGCCTGATCGACCAGACCAGCATGACATTGGCGGAGATTGCGTTCGCCGCCGGTTTCGGCAGCGTTCGCCGCTTCAACGACGCTTTTGCTGCGACCTACAAGCGGCCACCGTCCTCATTCCGGCATCGGCGGTAG
- a CDS encoding EamA family transporter: MSTQAQQTAEQSSLSLDIGLLLLLSLIWGSSFTLIKLAIPSIPPFTMVAARVTIAAILLVLIATAQGHALPRLRSVWAAFFVQGLLQSALPFTLISWGEMHITSGLAGVLNATPPMFVLVIALTTGGGRQAISGQKVIGVALGLTGVAVTMGADALSGIGTAPPLAQMAVLGASLCYALAPIWGQRFSGLPAIVTAAGAMSCAAILMLPAAAVIEQPWTLAPTAQAITAVLGLAVVCTALAMVIYFRLIRTLGPLGTTSGSYLRAGFAVALGTALLGESFTWSMLAGMALIVTGVIAVTAPMRRP; this comes from the coding sequence ATGAGCACGCAGGCACAGCAGACGGCAGAACAATCCTCACTCTCGCTCGACATCGGGCTGTTGCTGCTGTTGTCGTTGATCTGGGGCAGCTCGTTCACGCTGATCAAGCTCGCAATCCCCTCGATTCCGCCGTTCACGATGGTCGCGGCGCGCGTAACGATCGCGGCGATCCTCCTGGTCCTGATCGCAACCGCGCAAGGCCATGCCCTGCCCCGCCTGAGATCGGTGTGGGCAGCTTTCTTCGTGCAGGGGCTGCTGCAAAGCGCGCTACCGTTCACCCTGATCAGCTGGGGCGAGATGCATATCACGAGCGGTCTCGCCGGCGTCCTCAATGCGACGCCGCCGATGTTCGTGCTGGTGATCGCGTTGACAACCGGAGGCGGGCGGCAGGCCATCAGCGGCCAGAAGGTCATCGGCGTTGCGTTGGGCCTCACGGGCGTTGCCGTGACGATGGGGGCCGACGCGCTCTCGGGGATCGGTACGGCGCCGCCGCTGGCCCAGATGGCGGTGCTCGGCGCGAGCCTCTGCTACGCGCTCGCGCCGATCTGGGGACAGCGCTTCTCAGGCCTTCCGGCGATCGTTACCGCGGCCGGGGCCATGAGCTGCGCCGCGATCCTGATGCTGCCTGCGGCCGCCGTCATCGAGCAGCCCTGGACGCTGGCGCCGACGGCGCAGGCGATCACGGCGGTCCTCGGTCTCGCGGTGGTCTGCACCGCGCTCGCCATGGTGATCTATTTCCGCCTGATCCGCACGCTCGGCCCGCTCGGCACGACGAGCGGGAGCTACTTGCGCGCTGGCTTCGCCGTCGCACTCGGGACCGCGCTCCTTGGCGAGAGCTTCACATGGTCCATGCTTGCCGGCATGGCGCTCATCGTCACGGGCGTCATCGCCGTGACGGCGCCCATGCGAAGGCCATGA
- a CDS encoding AprI/Inh family metalloprotease inhibitor, with protein sequence MGVVRVIAWLIAACAAAIGAAHAQDATTLKKEMVGQWELSTTERSKTCVVTIKGDAAARGFKLELEPACKTALPFTKDIVAWSVKGLDIVRLQDANGESVIDFTEVEAGIFEGLRQGEGVYILQDLAAARSMAKSMDQMIGDWAMVRGNGQPICGLTLTNTEADQDNFQVFLKPKCDAAIAQFNPTQWRLERGQIVLMSKSGEVWQFEADDNAQWRRVPDTADSLIMLRQ encoded by the coding sequence ATGGGAGTTGTTCGCGTCATTGCATGGCTGATCGCGGCCTGTGCCGCCGCGATCGGCGCTGCCCATGCGCAGGATGCGACAACCCTGAAGAAGGAGATGGTCGGGCAGTGGGAGCTCTCGACCACCGAGCGCAGCAAGACCTGCGTCGTCACGATCAAGGGCGACGCGGCGGCGCGCGGTTTCAAGCTCGAGCTCGAGCCGGCCTGCAAGACCGCCTTGCCCTTCACCAAGGATATCGTGGCCTGGAGCGTCAAGGGCCTCGACATCGTCCGCTTGCAGGATGCGAATGGTGAATCCGTGATCGACTTCACCGAGGTCGAAGCGGGCATCTTCGAAGGCCTGCGGCAGGGCGAGGGCGTCTACATTCTGCAAGACCTCGCTGCCGCCCGTTCGATGGCCAAGTCGATGGACCAGATGATCGGCGACTGGGCGATGGTGCGCGGCAATGGCCAGCCGATTTGCGGATTGACGCTGACCAACACGGAAGCGGATCAGGACAATTTCCAGGTCTTCCTCAAGCCGAAATGCGATGCGGCGATCGCCCAGTTCAATCCCACGCAATGGCGGCTCGAGCGCGGCCAGATCGTCCTGATGTCGAAATCCGGCGAGGTCTGGCAGTTCGAAGCCGACGACAACGCGCAATGGCGGCGGGTTCCCGATACCGCCGATTCCCTGATCATGCTGCGCCAATAG
- a CDS encoding RNA polymerase sigma factor codes for MTAADIDQAIRATIHATWRIVQPRLIATLSRMLRDVPLAEELTQDALVAALEAWPVIGVPDNPGAWLMTAARRRALDLLRRGKMLANKHDMLARDMLQEQETVPDFDAPLDDDIGDELLRLVFTACHPILSREARAALALRMICGLTTPEIARAYLVPEATISQRIVRAKRTLSRSGLAYETPSGEALSERLASVLEVVYLIFNEGYLAARGEEWLRPQLCDEALRMGRVLVGLAPSEPEVHGLVALMDLNASRARARTDASGDPILLMDQDRALWDWLQIRRGLRSLERAGELGGTRGFYALQAAIAACHARAESAASTNWRRIAQLYAELARLVRSPVIELNRAVAVGMAEGPQAGLDVLDQIAGEPALSAYHHLPAVRGDLLQKLGRLVEARQAFEAAAHLATNGRERALMQRRAAALEAQNI; via the coding sequence ATGACGGCCGCCGACATCGATCAAGCCATCCGTGCCACGATTCACGCAACGTGGCGCATCGTGCAGCCACGGCTGATCGCGACGCTGTCGCGGATGCTGCGCGACGTGCCGCTTGCGGAAGAGCTGACTCAGGACGCACTGGTCGCGGCGCTCGAAGCCTGGCCAGTCATTGGCGTACCCGACAACCCCGGCGCCTGGCTCATGACGGCCGCCAGGCGCCGCGCGCTCGATCTCTTGCGCCGCGGCAAGATGCTCGCGAACAAGCACGACATGCTGGCGCGGGACATGTTGCAGGAGCAGGAGACCGTGCCCGATTTCGATGCTCCGCTCGACGATGACATCGGCGATGAATTGTTGCGGCTGGTCTTCACCGCCTGCCATCCGATCCTGTCTCGCGAGGCCCGTGCGGCATTGGCCCTGCGCATGATCTGCGGCCTGACCACGCCCGAGATCGCGCGCGCCTACCTCGTCCCGGAAGCGACCATCTCCCAGCGCATCGTTCGCGCCAAGCGCACGCTGTCGCGATCCGGCCTCGCCTATGAGACGCCGAGCGGCGAGGCACTGTCGGAGCGCCTCGCTTCGGTGCTGGAGGTCGTCTATCTGATCTTCAACGAAGGCTACCTCGCGGCGCGCGGCGAGGAATGGCTGCGGCCGCAGCTCTGCGACGAGGCGCTGCGCATGGGCCGGGTGCTGGTCGGCCTGGCGCCTAGCGAGCCCGAGGTTCACGGCCTCGTCGCCCTGATGGATTTGAATGCATCGCGGGCTCGCGCGCGCACCGACGCAAGTGGTGATCCCATTCTGCTGATGGACCAGGATCGCGCGCTCTGGGACTGGTTGCAGATCCGTCGTGGTCTGCGCTCGCTCGAACGTGCCGGCGAGCTCGGTGGGACCAGAGGATTCTATGCGCTTCAGGCTGCCATCGCAGCGTGTCACGCCAGGGCGGAGTCCGCCGCAAGCACCAATTGGCGGCGCATCGCGCAGCTCTACGCCGAGCTGGCGCGGCTGGTGCGCTCGCCGGTCATCGAGCTCAATCGCGCGGTCGCGGTCGGGATGGCGGAGGGACCGCAAGCCGGCCTCGATGTGCTGGACCAGATCGCCGGCGAGCCCGCGCTGAGCGCCTATCATCATCTGCCGGCGGTTCGTGGCGACCTTCTGCAGAAGCTCGGACGGCTCGTGGAGGCGCGGCAGGCGTTCGAAGCCGCCGCGCATCTCGCAACCAACGGGCGCGAACGCGCGCTCATGCAGCGCCGCGCCGCCGCACTCGAGGCCCAGAATATCTAG